Proteins encoded in a region of the Streptomyces violaceoruber genome:
- a CDS encoding YfbM family protein — translation MGIHCEYVRLSPAELQRSLSDPSWAQEHIDELGDAWAEEDSLPPEKAPYFSIEKSWHKLHHLIAAHGGMPVDVIHGGAELPLEDDMDYGPARYLTPEDVARASGCLATTPFDELARHYDLAAMRSAEIYLLPESETGVPSDLDTLRHRYEELARFFSTVATAGDGVVLVLA, via the coding sequence ATGGGCATCCACTGCGAGTACGTCCGTCTCTCCCCTGCTGAGCTGCAGCGGTCGTTGAGCGATCCGTCCTGGGCGCAGGAACACATCGACGAGCTGGGTGATGCCTGGGCGGAAGAGGACTCGCTTCCACCCGAGAAGGCACCGTATTTCAGCATCGAGAAGTCGTGGCACAAGCTGCACCACCTCATTGCCGCCCACGGTGGCATGCCGGTCGATGTCATCCACGGCGGGGCTGAGCTTCCGTTGGAGGACGACATGGACTACGGACCCGCCAGGTATTTGACCCCCGAGGACGTGGCCCGGGCCAGCGGCTGCCTTGCCACCACACCGTTTGACGAGTTGGCACGGCACTACGACCTGGCGGCCATGCGCAGCGCCGAGATCTACCTCCTGCCGGAGTCCGAGACCGGAGTCCCCTCGGACCTGGACACTCTGCGGCACCGCTACGAGGAACTGGCCCGGTTCTTCTCCACTGTCGCCACCGCAGGCGATGGCGTAGTCCTCGTGTTGGCCTGA